A region from the Acinonyx jubatus isolate Ajub_Pintada_27869175 chromosome C2, VMU_Ajub_asm_v1.0, whole genome shotgun sequence genome encodes:
- the LOC128315389 gene encoding uncharacterized protein LOC128315389, protein MLSHMPFLYQNVHTLPSFLLLALLTVTSRLKHFTSWRILWSFTTPAHLQEFSGEVLSSSSFAHLNFCQGSVLIAPSGGRLLDSSLCLVACIFQVLSPCVYLHLETTANGPAHPTGDVDSLWVGAGAGAGASTPGTRQGVSLSGEWLQLSPFSTPLPRIRGGGFHLLSPPHRQGAPHPASLPAGSRRGVHVQSRAPADARASWRQAASRPQLGLRGRTRSPRPPPLSARGGAGRARGAPAPLSAVTWGRAQQVSGLAPSAGNAERTPETAALRVALGGGSWVQPRNSGGDRRDLARGGRSCEETGSLRPTFCKRLGDQRGCRDNHGEGGTCGLNTVEET, encoded by the exons ATGCTGAGTCACATGCCTTTTCTCTATCAGAACGTGCACACCCTGCCCAGCTTTCTGCTTCTGGCTTTGCTCACGGTGACATCTCGGCTGAAACACTTCACATCCTGGAGAATCCTATGGTCCTTTACTACACCAGCTCACCTCCAGGAATTCTCTGGGGAAGTCCTCAGTTCCAGTAGCTTCGCACACTTAAACTTCTGCCAAGGCTCGGTTCTTATTGCACCCTCTGGCGGGCGTTTACTAGATTCCTC GCTTTGCTTAGTGGCATGCATATTTCAGGTTCTGTCACCGTGCGTGTACCTTCATTTGGAGACAACTGCCAATGGCCCTGCCCACCCTACTGGGGACGTAGATTCTCTTTgggttggggctggggctggggctggggcttcaACGCCTGGTACACGGCAGGGGGTGTCACTAAGCGGCGAGTGGCTGCAGctctcccctttctctacccctctcccaagGATCCGGGGTGGCGGCTTCCATCTTTTGTCGCCGCCCCACCGGCAGGGGGCGCCCCATCCGGCCAGCCTCCCGGCGGGGTCGCGACGGGGCGTGCATGTTCAAAGTCGGGCCCCCGCGGACGCCCGCGCTTCCTGGCGCCAGGCGGCTAGCCGGCCGCAGCTGGGGCTTCGGGGCCGGACTCGCAGCCCCCGCCCTCCTCCTTTGAGCGCTCGGGGCGGAGCCGGGCGGGCGCGCGGGGCTCCCGCCCCTCTCTCGGCGGTCACCTGGGGCCGGGCGCAGCAGGTGTCTGGTCTGGCACCCAGCGCCGGGAACGCGGAGCGCACGCCGGAAACCGCTGCACTTCGG GTGGCCCTGGGAGGCGGCAGCTGGGTCCAACCCCGGAATTCCGGAGGCGACCGCCGGGACCTAGCCCGCGGAGGAAGGTCCTGCGAGGAAACCGGCTCGCTCCGCCCCACCTTTTGCAAAAGACTCGG GGATCAGCGCGGCTGCCGTGACAATCACGGGGAAGGGGGAACCTGCGGTTTAAACACTGTTGAAGAGACGTGA